One segment of Stappia sp. 28M-7 DNA contains the following:
- a CDS encoding four-carbon acid sugar kinase family protein, with protein sequence MAGDLLLSYYGDDFTGSTDVMEALSSNGIETVLFTRKPDDALLARFPGCRAVGLAGTSRSRSPAWMDAEMPQVFAWLKSLGARFCHYKVCSTFDSAPHRGSIGRAMEIGLAAFDQHRLSLVVGAPQLRRYTFAGHLFAAWRDTLHRIDRHPVMANHPATPMGEADLLLHLAAQTSLPSALVGPTDPALGQAPSDEARIVLIDVFDKASQAAAGAWLEEAARQNGPLVFGSSGIEYALLEAWRQSEAGVQPVRFEPLVRQERMAVVSGSCSPTTERQIRTALGAGFTGIEIDYAALASGEGREAAFETVLARAEGVLSAGGSPLVYTALGQSSVVASGQDQGGDDAVGEALGRLLAALLARHGLARVAVAGGDTSSHALGALDIHALTLRHPISDSPGSPVCNAHGADGEPGVELILKGGQIGKDDYFVRLRDGTLTV encoded by the coding sequence ATGGCCGGCGACCTGCTGCTCTCCTATTACGGCGACGATTTCACCGGTTCGACCGACGTGATGGAGGCCCTGTCCTCCAACGGCATCGAGACCGTGCTGTTCACCCGCAAGCCGGACGATGCCCTGCTGGCGCGCTTTCCCGGCTGCCGGGCGGTGGGGCTTGCCGGAACCAGCCGTAGCCGCTCGCCCGCGTGGATGGACGCCGAGATGCCGCAGGTCTTCGCCTGGCTGAAGTCGCTCGGCGCGCGCTTTTGCCACTACAAGGTCTGCTCGACCTTCGACAGCGCGCCCCATCGCGGCTCCATCGGCCGGGCGATGGAAATCGGCCTTGCCGCCTTCGACCAGCACCGGCTGTCGCTCGTCGTCGGCGCGCCGCAGCTGCGCCGCTATACCTTCGCCGGTCATCTCTTCGCCGCCTGGCGCGACACGTTGCACCGTATCGACCGGCACCCGGTGATGGCGAACCACCCGGCAACGCCGATGGGCGAAGCCGATCTGCTGCTGCATCTCGCCGCCCAGACTTCCCTGCCGTCGGCCCTTGTCGGCCCGACCGACCCGGCACTGGGACAGGCGCCGTCGGACGAGGCCCGCATCGTTCTGATCGACGTCTTCGACAAGGCCTCGCAGGCGGCCGCTGGCGCCTGGCTGGAAGAGGCTGCCCGGCAGAACGGACCGCTGGTCTTCGGCTCCTCCGGCATCGAGTATGCGTTGCTCGAGGCATGGCGGCAGAGCGAAGCGGGCGTGCAGCCCGTGCGCTTCGAACCTTTGGTGCGGCAGGAGCGGATGGCGGTCGTCTCGGGGAGCTGCTCGCCGACGACGGAGCGGCAGATCCGCACAGCACTCGGCGCCGGCTTTACCGGGATCGAGATCGACTATGCGGCGCTGGCCTCCGGCGAGGGGCGCGAAGCGGCGTTCGAGACGGTGCTGGCCCGCGCCGAGGGTGTGTTGTCCGCCGGCGGCAGTCCGCTCGTCTACACCGCGCTCGGCCAGTCCAGCGTGGTGGCGAGCGGCCAGGACCAGGGCGGCGACGATGCGGTGGGCGAGGCACTCGGCCGGCTGCTGGCAGCGCTGCTCGCGCGTCACGGCCTTGCCCGCGTGGCGGTCGCCGGCGGCGATACGTCGAGCCATGCGCTCGGGGCGCTCGACATTCACGCCCTCACCCTGCGCCATCCGATCTCCGACAGTCCCGGCTCGCCGGTCTGCAACGCCCATGGCGCCGACGGGGAGCCGGGGGTCGAACTGATCCTCAAGGGCGGCCAGATCGGCAAGGACGACTATTTCGTGCGCCTGCGCGACGGAACGCTGACCGTTTAG
- a CDS encoding transcriptional regulator NanR yields the protein MRKRGTKTDEGDKIVRRKLSDQVLERLLEMITRREVLPGELMPSERDLMERFGVGRPAVREALQSLDTMGLISISHGERARVSALTADTVIRQIDGVARLMLSASPDNLEHLKQARRFFEMGMVRLAAANATAADIAELRRLVDRQREALSDAEAFIAADIAFHRKIASLSGNPIFAAVGDAMLTWLFNYHSELLLWSGGETKTLAEHAVIVDRLATGDEEGAAAAMGSHLDRSDLLYQHREDA from the coding sequence ATGCGCAAGCGCGGCACGAAAACGGACGAGGGCGACAAGATCGTCAGGCGGAAGCTGTCGGACCAGGTGCTCGAACGGCTGCTGGAGATGATCACCCGCCGCGAGGTCCTGCCTGGCGAGCTGATGCCGTCCGAACGCGACCTGATGGAGCGGTTCGGAGTCGGCCGGCCGGCGGTGCGCGAGGCGCTGCAATCCCTCGACACGATGGGCCTCATCAGCATTTCCCACGGCGAGCGTGCCCGGGTGAGCGCGCTGACCGCGGACACGGTGATCCGGCAGATCGACGGGGTGGCGCGGCTGATGCTGTCCGCCTCGCCGGACAATCTGGAACACCTGAAGCAGGCGCGCCGCTTCTTCGAGATGGGCATGGTGCGTCTTGCCGCGGCCAATGCTACGGCTGCCGACATCGCCGAGCTGCGCCGCCTCGTCGACCGCCAGCGCGAAGCCCTGAGCGATGCCGAAGCCTTCATCGCCGCCGACATCGCCTTCCACCGGAAGATCGCCTCCCTGTCGGGCAATCCGATCTTCGCCGCCGTCGGCGATGCCATGCTGACCTGGCTGTTCAACTACCATTCGGAGCTGCTGCTGTGGTCCGGCGGTGAGACCAAGACACTGGCCGAGCACGCGGTGATCGTCGACCGGCTGGCCACGGGCGACGAGGAGGGGGCTGCCGCGGCCATGGGAAGCCATCTCGATCGCAGCGATCTGCTTTATCAGCATCGCGAGGATGCCTGA
- a CDS encoding ribulose-bisphosphate carboxylase large subunit family protein, with protein MERLYARYELESPLPLEDAAAVIAGEQSCGTFLRLPGETDELRERSGARIESVVETGSSPTPALPCRIRSDRYRRGEMVLSWPMENFGPSLTNVLATVAGNLFELAEVSALRLLDITFPPSFAAYPGPAFGVEGTRRLAGVADRPMIGTIIKPSVGLGPDETAAMVEQLVAGGIDFIKDDELQADGPHCPFEARVDAVMRVVEDHAQRNGRKAMVAFNITGEIDEMKHRADHVLARGGTCIMVSLHSIGLAGLGAIRRHASLPLHCHRNGWGLFSRSPDIGIAYEAWQKFWRIAGADHLHVNGLANKFSESDTSVIASAKAVGTPLFGAGLPGFEALPVFSSGQTAAQVAGTHAAVGSADFLYCAGGGIMGHPGGIAGGVASLRQAADAAMAGIDIDTHARTHPELTAALSLFKDKR; from the coding sequence ATGGAACGGCTTTACGCACGCTACGAACTGGAGAGCCCGCTGCCGCTGGAGGATGCCGCGGCGGTGATCGCCGGCGAGCAGTCCTGCGGCACCTTCCTGCGCCTGCCGGGCGAGACCGACGAGCTGCGCGAGCGCTCGGGTGCGCGAATCGAGAGCGTCGTGGAAACGGGAAGCTCGCCGACCCCGGCCCTGCCTTGCCGCATCCGCTCCGACCGATACCGGCGCGGCGAGATGGTGCTGTCCTGGCCGATGGAGAATTTCGGCCCCTCGCTGACCAACGTACTGGCGACGGTTGCCGGCAATCTGTTCGAGCTGGCGGAGGTGTCGGCGCTGCGCCTTCTCGACATCACCTTCCCGCCCAGCTTTGCCGCCTATCCGGGCCCGGCCTTCGGCGTTGAGGGCACGCGGCGCCTTGCCGGCGTTGCGGACCGGCCGATGATCGGCACGATCATCAAGCCGAGCGTCGGGCTTGGACCCGACGAAACGGCGGCGATGGTCGAACAGCTGGTTGCCGGCGGTATCGACTTCATCAAGGACGACGAGCTGCAGGCCGACGGCCCGCACTGCCCGTTCGAGGCGCGCGTCGATGCAGTGATGCGGGTGGTCGAGGACCATGCGCAGCGCAACGGCCGCAAGGCGATGGTCGCCTTCAACATCACCGGCGAGATCGACGAGATGAAGCACCGCGCCGACCATGTTCTGGCGCGCGGCGGCACCTGTATCATGGTCAGCCTGCACTCGATCGGGCTTGCCGGCCTCGGCGCCATTCGCCGCCATGCCAGCCTGCCGCTGCATTGCCACCGCAACGGCTGGGGCCTGTTCTCCCGCTCGCCCGACATCGGCATTGCCTATGAGGCCTGGCAGAAGTTCTGGCGCATCGCCGGCGCCGACCACCTGCATGTCAACGGACTGGCCAACAAGTTCTCCGAGAGCGACACCTCGGTGATCGCCTCGGCAAAAGCGGTCGGCACGCCGCTGTTCGGCGCCGGCCTGCCGGGCTTCGAGGCGCTGCCGGTCTTCTCCTCCGGGCAGACGGCGGCACAGGTCGCCGGCACCCATGCGGCGGTCGGCTCGGCCGACTTCCTCTATTGCGCCGGCGGCGGCATCATGGGTCATCCGGGCGGCATTGCCGGCGGCGTGGCCAGCCTGCGTCAGGCGGCGGATGCAGCGATGGCCGGCATCGATATCGATACCCACGCCCGGACGCATCCCGAGCTCACCGCCGCCCTTTCCCTGTTCAAGGATAAGCGCTGA
- a CDS encoding RidA family protein: MIKRFQVGPRMSQAVVSGGHVHIAGQVADNRKGSLEEQTREVLAKIDALLAEAGSDRSRLVAVTVLLPHIIDFDAMNAVYDAWIDPANPPARACYEARLADPDLRVEMTAIAAL; this comes from the coding sequence ATGATCAAGCGTTTCCAGGTTGGCCCGCGGATGTCCCAGGCCGTCGTCTCGGGCGGTCATGTCCATATCGCCGGCCAGGTGGCCGACAACCGCAAGGGCAGCCTCGAGGAGCAGACCCGCGAGGTCCTGGCCAAGATCGACGCGCTTCTGGCTGAAGCCGGCAGCGACCGTTCGCGCCTCGTCGCGGTGACCGTCCTGCTGCCGCACATCATCGACTTCGACGCGATGAACGCCGTCTACGACGCCTGGATCGATCCGGCCAACCCGCCGGCGCGTGCCTGCTACGAGGCGCGTCTTGCCGATCCGGACCTTCGCGTCGAGATGACCGCGATCGCCGCCCTCTGA
- a CDS encoding transporter substrate-binding domain-containing protein — MNFFRTALAAAAIAAVSLTSGTAFADKLQDILNSGKVRIGVLADSAPWGFRDGEGKLTGFDVELANLVAADLGVDLEIVEVTGAARLPSLLSDQIDVLVAAAGATPERAQQVMFTSPYVAVQLGVYGKAGSPAYSTPAELSGKSIAVARGTTLDVWLTDNVPDANLVRFEDAASALAAFFAGQTEYFAENSAIALNASGSADVELKFLIRQSPAHAAVRHGEHNLLQWLNTDLFFNRMNGKLEALQVKWFKEATPLPNM, encoded by the coding sequence ATGAATTTCTTCAGGACGGCTCTTGCCGCGGCAGCCATCGCCGCCGTCTCGCTTACCTCCGGCACGGCCTTCGCCGACAAGCTGCAGGACATTCTCAACAGCGGCAAGGTGCGCATCGGCGTGCTTGCAGATTCCGCCCCCTGGGGCTTTCGCGACGGCGAGGGCAAGCTCACCGGCTTCGACGTCGAGCTGGCGAACCTCGTTGCCGCCGATCTCGGCGTTGATCTGGAGATCGTCGAAGTGACCGGCGCTGCCCGCCTGCCGAGCCTCCTGTCCGACCAGATCGATGTGCTCGTCGCCGCCGCCGGCGCGACGCCTGAGCGCGCGCAGCAGGTCATGTTCACCTCGCCCTATGTCGCCGTGCAGCTCGGCGTCTACGGCAAGGCCGGCAGCCCCGCCTACTCGACCCCGGCAGAGCTTTCCGGCAAGTCGATCGCGGTTGCCCGCGGCACCACGCTCGACGTCTGGCTGACCGACAACGTGCCGGATGCCAACCTCGTGCGCTTCGAGGATGCGGCCAGCGCGCTTGCCGCCTTCTTCGCCGGCCAGACCGAGTACTTCGCCGAGAACAGCGCCATTGCGCTCAATGCGTCCGGCTCGGCCGATGTGGAGCTGAAGTTCCTGATCCGTCAGTCGCCGGCCCATGCCGCCGTCCGCCACGGCGAGCACAACCTGCTGCAGTGGCTGAACACGGACCTGTTCTTCAACCGCATGAACGGCAAGCTCGAGGCTCTGCAGGTCAAGTGGTTCAAGGAAGCGACGCCGCTTCCCAACATGTGA
- a CDS encoding phosphogluconate dehydrogenase C-terminal domain-containing protein — MMKIALLGAGGKMGVRLATNLKGSRYEVAHVEIGEAGRARLRETLGVECVDMDAALAGAGAVILAVPDTAIQAVASTVVPKLDPGTLVMALDAAAPFAGHFPERADVTYFVSHPCHPPIFNDETEMAAKRDYFGGVAAKQAIVSALMQGPEEHYAVGEEIARTIYGPILRSHRVTVEQMALLEPGLSETVCATLLVVMKEAMDEVVSRGVDPVAARDFLLGHLNILGAVVMGEVQGAFSDACNKAIANGKPRLMRDDWRGVFDPQEITESIRAIT, encoded by the coding sequence CTGATGAAGATTGCTTTGCTTGGCGCCGGCGGAAAGATGGGCGTGCGTCTTGCCACCAACCTCAAGGGCTCGCGCTACGAGGTTGCGCATGTGGAGATCGGCGAGGCCGGGCGTGCCCGCCTGCGCGAGACCCTCGGCGTCGAATGCGTCGACATGGATGCCGCCCTTGCCGGGGCCGGTGCCGTCATTCTCGCCGTGCCGGACACGGCGATCCAGGCGGTCGCTTCGACCGTCGTGCCGAAGCTCGACCCGGGCACGCTGGTGATGGCGCTGGACGCTGCCGCGCCCTTCGCCGGCCATTTCCCGGAGCGCGCGGACGTCACCTATTTCGTCTCCCATCCCTGTCATCCGCCGATCTTCAACGACGAGACCGAGATGGCCGCCAAGCGCGACTATTTCGGCGGTGTTGCCGCCAAGCAGGCCATCGTCAGCGCCCTGATGCAGGGGCCGGAAGAGCACTACGCGGTCGGCGAGGAGATCGCCCGCACCATCTACGGCCCGATCCTGCGCTCGCATCGGGTCACGGTCGAGCAGATGGCGCTGCTCGAGCCCGGCCTGTCGGAGACGGTCTGCGCCACGCTGCTCGTCGTCATGAAGGAAGCGATGGACGAGGTCGTCTCGCGCGGCGTCGATCCGGTCGCGGCCCGCGACTTCCTGCTGGGCCATCTCAACATCCTCGGCGCCGTTGTCATGGGCGAGGTGCAGGGTGCGTTCTCGGACGCCTGCAACAAGGCTATCGCCAACGGCAAGCCGCGTCTGATGCGCGACGACTGGCGCGGCGTCTTCGATCCGCAGGAAATCACCGAGAGCATCCGCGCCATCACCTGA
- a CDS encoding aldehyde dehydrogenase family protein: MLDRTSITAFGHIINGKVVDRAENGGIDVVDPADGRVFARLPRGGAAEVDRAVEAARAAFEGEWGAKSALERGRILMRFSALILEHAEELAELECLDTGKPLTQARNDITATARYFEYYGSAADKHHGETIPYSKGMTVLALRVPHGVTGHIIPWNYPSQIFGRSVGGALAAGNACVVKPAEDACLTPLRLAELALEAGLPAGALNIVCGFGMEAGAALAGHTGINHISFTGSPQTGTAVAKAAAENHVPVTLELGGKSPQVLFADANLDEALPVVVNAIVQNAGQTCAAGSRVLIERSIYPEVMKRLAERFAALKVGPGIDDPDCGPIVSARQLRRVTELVEAALADGARVVAQAQKNADAPDGGYYFPPMLLDGAAPDSRLACDEIFGPVLAAFPFDDEAEAIRLANGTPYGLTASVWTQDGGRQMRCAHAIEAGQVFINNYGAGGGIELPFGGMKRSGYGREKAFEGMVSFTTIKTVVLKHG, translated from the coding sequence ATGCTCGACAGGACATCCATCACGGCCTTCGGCCATATCATCAACGGCAAGGTCGTCGATCGCGCGGAAAACGGCGGCATCGACGTCGTGGATCCGGCGGACGGCCGGGTCTTCGCCCGTCTGCCGCGCGGCGGCGCGGCCGAGGTCGACCGGGCGGTCGAAGCGGCGCGCGCCGCATTCGAGGGCGAATGGGGCGCCAAGAGCGCTCTGGAGCGTGGCCGCATCCTGATGCGCTTTTCCGCGCTGATCCTCGAGCATGCCGAGGAACTGGCCGAGCTGGAGTGCCTCGACACCGGCAAGCCGCTGACCCAGGCGCGCAACGACATCACCGCCACGGCCCGCTACTTCGAGTATTACGGCTCGGCCGCCGACAAGCATCACGGCGAAACCATCCCCTATTCCAAGGGCATGACCGTCCTGGCGCTGCGCGTGCCCCATGGCGTCACCGGCCACATCATCCCGTGGAACTACCCCTCGCAGATCTTCGGCCGCTCGGTCGGCGGCGCGCTGGCGGCAGGCAATGCCTGCGTCGTCAAGCCGGCGGAGGACGCCTGCCTGACGCCGCTGCGCCTCGCCGAACTGGCGCTCGAAGCCGGCCTTCCGGCCGGTGCGCTCAACATCGTCTGCGGCTTCGGCATGGAGGCGGGCGCCGCGCTCGCCGGCCATACCGGCATCAACCACATCTCCTTCACCGGCTCGCCCCAGACGGGCACTGCCGTAGCGAAGGCGGCGGCGGAAAACCACGTGCCCGTCACGCTGGAACTGGGCGGAAAGTCGCCGCAGGTCCTATTCGCCGATGCGAATCTCGACGAGGCGCTGCCGGTCGTCGTCAACGCCATCGTGCAGAACGCCGGCCAGACCTGCGCTGCCGGCAGCCGCGTTCTCATCGAGCGGTCGATCTATCCGGAAGTGATGAAGCGGCTCGCCGAGCGCTTTGCTGCGCTGAAGGTCGGCCCGGGCATCGACGACCCGGATTGCGGTCCCATCGTCAGCGCCCGCCAGCTGCGCCGGGTCACCGAGCTCGTCGAGGCGGCGCTTGCCGACGGCGCGCGGGTTGTCGCTCAGGCGCAGAAGAACGCCGATGCCCCGGACGGCGGCTACTACTTCCCGCCGATGCTGCTGGACGGTGCGGCTCCCGACAGCCGTCTTGCCTGTGACGAGATCTTCGGTCCCGTCCTTGCGGCCTTCCCCTTCGACGACGAGGCCGAGGCGATTCGCCTTGCCAACGGCACGCCCTACGGGCTCACAGCCTCCGTCTGGACCCAGGATGGCGGCCGGCAGATGCGCTGCGCCCACGCCATCGAGGCGGGCCAGGTCTTCATCAACAACTACGGCGCCGGCGGCGGCATCGAGCTGCCTTTCGGCGGCATGAAGCGCTCCGGCTACGGCCGCGAGAAGGCGTTCGAGGGCATGGTCAGCTTCACCACCATCAAGACGGTGGTTCTCAAGCACGGCTGA
- a CDS encoding tartrate dehydrogenase, with protein MGRNYDIAVIAGDGIGKEVVPEGQRVVEAAARRFGFSIDWKEHDWSCDYYARHGRMMPEDGVEQVRGADAIFLGAVGWPNVPDHISTWDLILRLRRELNLYVALRPARLLKGITSPLAGRDAKDIDFVIVRENSEGEYSSAGGILYQGTPEELVIQESVFSRRATDRILRYAFELARTRRNKVSLATKSNGIKIAMPYWDERFAAVAAEYPDVEANKFHIDILTAHFVNHPDWFDVVVGSNLFGDILSDLGPAVAGSIGIAPSGNIDPTRTNPSMFEPVHGSAPDIAGQGIANPIGQIWAGAMMLEHLGELEAARAIETAIETVLSQGGPRTRDLGGSAGTIEAGKAIADALA; from the coding sequence ATGGGCAGGAATTACGATATTGCGGTGATTGCAGGCGACGGCATCGGCAAGGAGGTCGTGCCGGAAGGTCAGCGGGTGGTGGAGGCGGCCGCACGGCGCTTCGGCTTCTCGATCGACTGGAAGGAGCACGACTGGAGCTGCGACTACTACGCCCGCCACGGGCGGATGATGCCGGAAGACGGCGTCGAGCAGGTGCGCGGTGCCGATGCGATCTTCCTCGGTGCGGTCGGCTGGCCGAACGTGCCGGATCATATCTCCACCTGGGATCTGATCCTGCGCCTGCGCCGCGAGCTCAACCTCTATGTCGCGCTGCGTCCGGCCCGTCTGCTCAAGGGCATCACCTCGCCGCTCGCCGGCCGCGATGCCAAGGACATCGACTTCGTCATCGTGCGCGAGAACTCGGAAGGCGAGTATTCCTCCGCCGGCGGCATTCTCTACCAGGGCACGCCGGAAGAGCTGGTGATCCAGGAGTCGGTGTTCTCCCGCCGTGCTACCGACCGGATCCTGCGTTACGCGTTCGAGCTGGCGCGCACCCGCCGCAACAAGGTCTCGCTGGCCACCAAGTCGAACGGCATCAAGATCGCCATGCCCTATTGGGACGAGCGGTTCGCGGCGGTCGCGGCCGAGTACCCCGACGTCGAGGCGAACAAGTTCCACATCGACATCCTGACGGCGCATTTCGTCAATCATCCTGACTGGTTCGACGTCGTCGTCGGCTCGAACCTGTTCGGCGATATCCTGTCCGATCTCGGCCCGGCGGTCGCCGGCAGCATCGGCATTGCGCCGTCCGGCAATATCGACCCGACCCGCACCAATCCCTCGATGTTCGAGCCGGTGCACGGTTCGGCGCCGGACATCGCCGGCCAGGGCATCGCCAATCCCATCGGCCAGATCTGGGCCGGCGCCATGATGCTGGAGCATCTCGGCGAGCTGGAGGCTGCCCGCGCCATCGAGACCGCGATCGAGACGGTGCTCTCGCAGGGCGGCCCGCGCACCCGCGATCTCGGCGGCAGCGCCGGCACCATCGAGGCCGGCAAGGCCATCGCCGACGCGCTCGCCTGA
- a CDS encoding LacI family DNA-binding transcriptional regulator, which produces MAKATDLTAHTHDAVLRLSPDRPEGAAARPARPPRIEDVARQAGVSPITVSRALRTPDMVSPKTRDRILQVVEATGYWSNPHASALRSGRSSIVAAFVSNLLSQQYSQAVLACARVVEQHGYQLMVGQTSYSYSRELSAIQSLRSLRPAAVFFTGVIELEENRDLLRELDIPIVESWAYPPDPLDMLVGFSNTDAGRLAASHLVGRGYRRLAFMGRSGGRGALRLSGFAERAAELGAEIVETIRVEQVDSVIDGRRAYRTLLEGGRSFDAIFCANDLLGLGTLLEARQQGRRIPDDLALLTFGDNDLAGELSPRLSTISFDSNAMGTRAGEMIVDRLDPRSDGTLASSLCLDLELIPGETT; this is translated from the coding sequence ATGGCGAAAGCGACCGACCTGACGGCACATACCCATGATGCCGTTCTGCGCCTTTCGCCCGACAGGCCGGAAGGCGCTGCTGCCCGCCCGGCCCGCCCGCCGCGCATCGAGGACGTCGCCCGGCAGGCCGGCGTGTCGCCGATCACCGTTTCCCGCGCCCTGCGCACGCCCGACATGGTCTCGCCGAAGACCCGCGACCGCATCCTGCAGGTGGTCGAGGCCACCGGCTACTGGTCCAACCCGCATGCCTCGGCGCTGCGCTCGGGCCGCTCCAGCATCGTTGCGGCCTTCGTGTCGAACCTGCTCAGCCAGCAATACAGCCAGGCGGTGCTGGCCTGCGCCCGGGTGGTGGAGCAGCACGGCTACCAGCTGATGGTCGGGCAGACCTCCTATTCCTATTCGCGGGAACTCAGCGCCATCCAGTCGCTGCGCTCGCTGCGGCCTGCCGCGGTTTTCTTCACCGGCGTCATCGAGCTTGAGGAAAACCGCGACCTGCTGCGCGAGCTCGATATCCCGATCGTCGAAAGCTGGGCCTACCCGCCCGATCCGCTCGACATGCTGGTCGGCTTTTCCAACACCGATGCCGGCCGGCTGGCGGCGAGCCATCTGGTCGGGCGCGGCTACCGGCGCCTTGCCTTCATGGGCCGCAGCGGCGGCCGCGGCGCGCTGCGCCTTTCCGGCTTTGCCGAGCGAGCGGCGGAGCTGGGCGCGGAGATCGTCGAGACGATCCGGGTGGAGCAGGTCGACAGCGTCATCGACGGGCGCCGCGCCTACCGGACCCTGCTGGAGGGCGGGCGCAGCTTCGATGCGATCTTCTGCGCCAACGACCTTCTCGGCCTCGGCACGCTGCTGGAAGCGCGGCAGCAGGGCCGGCGCATTCCCGACGATCTCGCCCTGCTGACCTTCGGCGACAACGATCTCGCCGGCGAGTTGTCGCCGCGCCTGTCGACCATCTCCTTCGACAGCAATGCGATGGGCACCCGCGCGGGCGAAATGATTGTCGACCGGCTGGATCCGCGCAGCGATGGCACGCTCGCCTCCAGCCTCTGCCTCGATCTGGAGCTCATTCCCGGCGAGACGACCTGA
- a CDS encoding succinylglutamate desuccinylase/aspartoacylase family protein, whose amino-acid sequence MHTGVFHDLDLTAQGRRLARLSVPFSIDRSPYFQAKIPVVRLRNGEGPRILLMAGNHGDEYEGEILLARLARELTPERMRGEVTIIPFANAPAVMAARRRSPLDEGNLNRAFPGDPLGTPTARIAHFLEHELFPVHDVVFDLHSGGTSMEHLHCALIERQGPPERFAEAMRLMRATGLPYGFVAENGAAAPTSMAAAARAGAIGLSGEFGGGGTVTVDSMQATACAIDNVLIELGVIDAPLLSRKPLVRKEMTVLALESHAQAIYAVRRGWFEPAVALGDRVEAGDLAGWYHDFERLDLPEEELRFARSGIVLSRRLHCDSQAGDCLVQAARPLREDEMT is encoded by the coding sequence ATGCATACTGGTGTTTTCCACGATCTCGACCTGACGGCGCAGGGCCGGCGGCTTGCCCGCCTGTCCGTGCCCTTCTCGATCGACCGCTCGCCCTACTTCCAGGCGAAGATCCCCGTCGTGCGTCTGCGCAACGGCGAGGGACCGCGCATCCTGCTGATGGCCGGCAACCACGGCGACGAATACGAGGGCGAAATCCTGCTTGCGCGCCTTGCGCGCGAGCTGACGCCCGAGCGCATGCGCGGCGAGGTGACGATCATCCCCTTCGCCAATGCGCCCGCCGTAATGGCGGCGCGGCGGCGCTCGCCGCTCGACGAGGGCAACCTCAACCGTGCCTTCCCCGGCGACCCGCTGGGCACGCCGACGGCCCGCATTGCGCATTTTCTCGAGCACGAGCTGTTCCCCGTCCATGACGTGGTCTTCGACCTGCATTCGGGCGGCACCTCGATGGAGCACCTGCACTGCGCGCTGATCGAGCGGCAGGGCCCGCCGGAACGCTTCGCGGAGGCCATGCGGCTGATGCGGGCGACCGGGCTCCCTTACGGCTTCGTCGCGGAGAACGGCGCGGCAGCACCCACCTCCATGGCGGCGGCCGCGCGCGCCGGGGCCATCGGCCTCAGCGGCGAGTTCGGCGGCGGCGGCACGGTGACGGTCGACTCCATGCAGGCGACGGCCTGTGCCATCGACAACGTCCTGATCGAACTGGGCGTCATCGACGCGCCCTTGCTGTCCCGTAAGCCCTTGGTGCGCAAGGAAATGACCGTGCTGGCCCTTGAAAGCCACGCACAGGCGATCTATGCGGTTCGGCGGGGCTGGTTCGAGCCTGCGGTGGCGCTGGGTGACAGGGTCGAGGCCGGCGATCTGGCCGGCTGGTATCATGATTTCGAACGGCTGGACCTGCCGGAGGAGGAGCTGCGCTTCGCCCGGTCGGGTATCGTTCTGTCGCGCCGGTTGCATTGCGACAGCCAGGCCGGCGATTGTCTCGTGCAGGCGGCGCGTCCCCTGCGGGAGGACGAAATGACCTGA